The Bryobacteraceae bacterium genomic sequence ATCGGCACGCTCGAGAAGGCTCTTGCCGCCGACCCCTCCGATCCTGACTTTCACTTCAACCTCGGCTACCTGCTCTGGCAGCGCGGCCACTACGACGGTTGCGCCGAACGCTTCCGCGCCGTCCTCGACCGTAGCCCCGCCGACGAGGATGCGACACTGATGCTCGGCCACTGCCTCCAGAAATCCGGGCCGCGCGCCGGCGATCTCCGAACCACCGATCTCGAACGCCTCAAGGATCACCGCGACAAGCACTAGCTGGCTCCGTCGTTCGGCGTTCGGCCTGCTAGACTCAAAGCAATGAGACAGCCACTCACTCCCCGGCTGCGCGCTGGAATGCTTTTCCTCGGCCTTGCTTCCGCGGCGAAGTTCCTCTCAAACCGCTTCGGAGGCGACGCGATGGACTTGCTTGTCGGTATCCTCTACGGCGTCTCGCTCGGCCTGCTCCTGCTCGGTCTCCGCGACCGCCGCGCCTCAAACTGCCGGGAATAGCCTCCGCCGGTCTCGCCGCCCCGCGCTATCCTTGCTAAGTGAGACTCGGCATTGACTTCGGCACCACCCGCATCGTGGTGGCTGCCGCTGACAGAGGGAACTACCCGATCGTTGGTTTCGACACGCCCTCCGGTGACCGCTACGGTTGGTACCCCGCCCTGATTGCCTTCGACGGGGGCCACAACCTGTTTGGGTGGGAGGCCTGGCAGGCCCAGGAGCGCAGCACCGCCGTAGTCATCCGTTCTATTAAGCGTTACCTGCAAGACGCCGGCCCGCTCACGGAAGTTCAGATTCCCGGGCACACCGCCCGCATGATTGACCTGCTTACCAGCCTCTGCCAAGCGCTCCGCCGCGCTCTCGTTTCCTCTTCGAGTGTCGTCCTTTCGCCCGGCGAACCGCTCGAAATTCACCTCGGAGTACCGGCCAACGCCAACGGCAACCAGCGCTTCCTTACCGTCGAAGCCTTTCGCCGCGCGGGTTTCCACGTTCTCGGGCTGCTGAACGAACCCTCCGCCGCCAGCATCGAATACGGTCACGCCGTCCGCTCGAAGCAAATCGGCCGTCCCAAGGACGTCATCCTCGTTTACGACCTTGGCGGAGGCACCTTCGACGCCTCCCTCGTCGAACTCGACGACTCGCGCCACGAAGTCGTCGCGAGCGAAGGCATCCCTTCCCTCGGCGGCGACGATTTCGACGAACTGCTTGCCGATCTGGCGCTCGACAAAGCCGGCATCGAAACTTCCCGGCGCGAGGCCATGTCGCAGATCGAGTGGTTCCGCCTCCTCGACGAGTGTCGTCTTCGCAAGGAAGCCGTCAACCCGAACACACGCAAGATCGTCGTCGATCTGGAAACGGTCAACGAGGAGTGGCCGGCCGTTTCCATCCCCGTCGGTGACTTCTACGAGCGATGCCAACCGATGGTCGAAGAGACGCTCCACGCCACCGATGATCTGTTTCGCGACCGCGAAGAGGCCATCGAATCCGTTTACGTCGCCGGCGGCGCGAGTGAACTGCCCCTGGTCGCCCGCATGCTTCGCGAACGCTACGGGCGCAAGGTGCGGCGCTCGGCCCACGCCCAATCCTCCACCGCCATCGGGCTCGCGATTCAATCCGATTCCCACGCCGGATTCTCACTTCGCGAACGGTTCACCCGAACCTTCGGCGTGTGGCGCGAAGCCGAAGCCGGGCACACCGTCATATTCGACCCGCTTTTTCTCAAGGGAACTCCGCTTCCCACCGAAGGCGAAGCCGCCTTGGCCGTTGTCCGCCGCTACTACCCGGCGCACAACATCGGTCACTTCCGCTACCTGGAGTGCAGCCGTCTCACCGGCGAAGGCCGCCCCTCCGGCGAGGTGACCCTTTGGGACGAAATCCTCTTCCCCTTCGACCCCGCACTCCAGAGCCATCCCACTCTCGGTGACGTTCCCGTCGTCCGCCAGGATTGCCACGGCCAGGAGGTCGAAGAGCGCTACGACTGCGATGCCGGCGGTTCGGTGACGGTGACCATCCACAACCTCACCGCGGGTTACAAGCGCGTCTACCCGCTCGGCCGATGGTCGGTTTCCGCCCCGCCGGTTGTCCCGGGCAGGAAGCGCGCCCGCAAAACCGCCGCCGCTCGAAAGTAGGTTTATGCGCGACATCCTGCGTCCGTCGCTGAATTGGTTCCTCGTGTGCATTCCGGCGGCGCTTTGGATCGAGCACGCCGCGCCGCAATCGCATCTGGCTGTCTTCGCCGCCGCTTGCTTGTCGATCCTTCCGCTCGCCGGTTGGCTCGGCCGCGCCACGGAACATCTCGCCGCGCGCACGGGCGAAGGCATCGGCGGCCTTCTCAACGCCACCTTCGGCAACGCCGCCGAACTGATCATCGCGCTCATCGCGTTGCGCAAGGGGCTCTACGACGTGGTCAAGGCCTCGCTCACCGGGTCTATCATCGGCAACATCCTGCTGGTGATGGGCGCGGCGTTCCTGGCCGGCGGCCTCAAGCACCGAACCCAGTCTTTCAATCCGGCCGGCGCACGCACGCAAGCCACCATCCTCACTCTCGCCGTCATCGCGCTGATCGTACCGGCCGCTTTCCACCACATCGGCGGGTCCGCGCACATGACCGATCTTCGCGGCGCTGAAGCCGACCTCAGCATTGAAATCTCGGTCGTGCTTCTGGTCACCTACGCCGCGAGCCTCCTGTTCACCCTGCACACCCACAAGCAGCTTTTCTCCGGCTCCGGCCACGCCGAAGACAACGGGCATGAGCACGCCTGGAGCGTGGGCAAGGCGCTCGCCGTCCTGTTCGGAGCCACCGCCCTCATCGCCTGGATGAGCGAAGTCCTCGTCGGCTCCGTGGAGCAGGCCGCGCACAGCCTCGGAATGACCAGCGTGTTCGTCGGCGTCATTGTCGTCGCCATCATCGGCAACGCCGCCGAGCACTCCACGGCCATCATGGTCGCGCTCAAGAACCGTATGGAGTTGAGCATGGGCATCGCCGTTGGCAGCAGCATTCAGATCGCGTTGTTCGTCGCGCCCGTCCTGGTGCTTGCCAGCCGCGTCATCGGGCCGCGTCCGATGGACCTCGTGTTCACGCCGGCCGAAGTCATCGCCACCGGACTGGCCGTCGCCATCGCCGGGCAAGTGTCGCGGGACGGCGAATCGAACTGGTTCGAAGGCGTGCAACTGCTCGCCGTGTACCTGATTCTCGGCATCCTTTTTTACTTCCTGCCGGAAACGCAGCACCGTTAGATCAAACGCGCGAAAGGAGACTCATGGCGCTCGAATTCACAACCTCCTATCTCGAGGATTCGCTCACCCTGTTCCGGCAGTACAAGACTCTCGCCGAACGCGCCATGGCGCAGGTCAGCGACACGGACCTATTCCGCGAGCTGAGTCCGGAAGCCAATTCGATCGCGATCGTGGTGAAGCACATGGCCGGCAACATGCGTTCCCGGTGGACCGATTTCCTCACCACCGACGGCGAGAAACCGGATCGCAATCGCGACACGGAGTTCGTCGACCCGCCGGCGACGCGAGAAGCACTCATGGCTGTGTGGGAGCAGGGATGGAGCCGCCTGTTCACCGCGCTCGAGCCGCTCTCCGACGCCAACCTTGGCCGCACCGTCCACATCCGCGGCGAGGCCCATTCGGTGATGCAGGCCATCAACCGGCAGATGGCCCACTACTGCAATCACGTGGGCCAGATCGTGATGCTGGCCAAGCATTTCGCCGGACCCCGCTGGAAAGCTCTCACGGTGCCGCGCAATCGCTCCGCCGAGTTCAACGCCAAGGTCGCCGCCGGAGAGTTGAGCCAGCGCTGATCCGGCCGCCTCAGGACGCTACGGATTCGAGCGCCAGGTGCGCCTGGTACACCCGCAGGTTGTCCATCGGACGCGCATCGAGGCCCACCATCCCCGGCGGCAGCGAGACTCCGGACCAATCGGCCCTCTTCCCGTTGATCACCGCGCGAAGGGTTCCGTTATCGAAATCGATCCGAAGGTCGTGCATGCTGCGGTTCATCCGCGCAAGATCGAGAACGCCTTCCAACCGGGACCGCTCGCGGCCCTCGATCCGCGACGCCCGCAGCCGCAGGTATCTGGCATCGCTGTCCACTTCCAATTCGTGCGTCCGGCCGCTGCCATCGGCGCCCAGCAGAAACCGCGCCCGCCCTGAATCGGCGAGTGAAAACCGGTAGGCGAGCGAACCGCTTGCCGCCAGCGGCATCGCGCGGTAGAGCACCGCGCCCAGCGGCTGCATCCACCCGCTCTCGATCCGCCACGGCGCGTCGAGCTTGCCCGCGCCCGACCAATCGCTCGGCGCTTCGCTCCGGTAGCGCGACCAGTCCGCGATATCCGTTTCCCGCACTCGCCCCGCCGTCTTCCCTTCCGGTGAACCGATCGCCGCGGCCCAATCCAACCGGCGCCCGAACCCCAGCGCGCCCGCCACCAACGTCGCCGCGAACGCTCCGCGCGTCCACTTCGCGTAGGCCGCCTCGCGCTCCCGCGCAAACTCCACCGCCTTCGTCGGATTGTTGCGGATCGCCGGCAAATTCACCGAGCAGGCGTGCGAACAACATTCCATCCCGAGTATCCGCCGCGCCAGCGGGATCGGCCGCCGGCAGCACGAACACCGCATCGGATTCAGATCTCGCCGGTACGCCAGTTCGCGCGAGTGCCGGTGCCCGGAATCCAGCCGGTATTCCACTTCCGAACAGTACCAGTGCCCCTGGATCCGGCGCCATAAAGGGATCGATTTACCGCAAAACAAGCAGTGCATCGCATGATGTGACATCGAAGGTCTCCGATGTTCTCATCGGCGGTGATCCATGCAGCTTGAGGAATTATTGCAACCGCAGCCGCCCGAACGCCTTCGGCGTGTGGTACGACGGATTTCCCACCGGCCGCCAAGCGATGTATTTCCGGTCCGGATTATTCCCCTCGATCCGATACAAGTTCAACCGCAATTCGTTCCCCGCCTTGATCTCCCTCGGGTCAATCGCCGTCCACGGAATCCGGATTTCGCAGTACCACCGCTTCCGCTCTTGATCCACGAAGGAACGCGCCGACATCCCCGAATTCCACAACCAGTCCGTCGGCCGCCCCTGACGGTCCTTGTCCACATCCAGGTCCACCCATTCCTCCTGCGGCGTCACCTCGAACTCCTTGTACCGGTTGATCCGCTCCAGATCATGGCCGATGAATACCTCGACGACATCGTTCTCCCAGATGCCGAACGTCTCCGTGATCCGCTCCGGCTTCGAACGCAGGTTCATCCGCTCGAAATCGCTCACGAACAAGAAATACAGGTTGGCCCCGGTCCATCGCGAACGGATTTCCGTTCGCGCTCCCGCCACCGGCTTCCCATAACGGTCGTTCGACGTTTCGACGCCCGGCACGCCCCGCCAGTTCGCCGACAACGGATTCGCGGTCAGATCGAAATCCTCGGACGCTCGAAAACTTGGCATCACCGCCTGCTCGGCCAACGCCGCTGAGCTGGCCAATGCCAGAATCGTCAATCGCTGCAACATGGCGTCATTGTACGCCAGCCGGCGCCTCCGCCCCCGCCTCCACTGGCTCCTGCCCAAAGTGATCCCGGATGCGCCGCGCCGCCGCCTTGCCCACCACCGCCGCCAGCGCTTCCTCGCTCGCCGCGCGCACCGCCTCCACGCTTCCCAGCCCGCGCAGCAGTTTCTTCCGCGTCTCCGGACCCACGCCCTTGATCTCCCCCAATTCGCTCGCCAGCCGCTTGGCCCCGCGCCTCTCCCGGTGGAACGTCACCGCGAACCGGTGCGCCTCGTCGCGGATCGTCTGGATCAGGTGCAGCACGGGCGAGAACCGGTCAAGCACCACCGGCTCGTCCTCCTGCCCGAACACGTAAATGATCTCTTCCTTCTTCGCGATCGACGCCAGCGGCTGGTTGACCACACCCAGCGCTTCGAGCGCCTCCGCCGCCGCGTGCAGTTGCCCCAGCCCGCCGTCGATCAGCACCAGCGACGGCATCGGCTTCTCCTCCTCGCGCAGCCGGCCATAGCGCCGCGTCACCACCTCCCGCATCGACGCGAAATCGTCGTTACGGTCATGCGAGCGAATGATGAACTTCCGATAGTCGGATTTCTTCATCCGCCCCTTCTCCCAAACCACCATGCTCGCCACCGTATCGGTGCCCTGCAGATGCGAGATGTCGAAGCACTCGATCCGCTCCGGCAGCGCCGCGAGCCCCAGAGCGTCGCGGGCCGCTTCCCGAATCGCGTCGCGCGTCGGCGCCAGCACCCGGAACCGCTGCTCGAAGCTGTGCCTGGCGTTGGTCTCCACCAGTTCGAGCATGTGCTTCTTCTCGCCCCGCTGCGGCGTCACGATGCGGAATCGACGCGCCCGCTTCTCAGTGAACAGTTCCTCGAGCAGCTCGCGGTCTTCGAAGTCGGCCGGCACGTGCACCTGGTCCGGCAGGTAACGGCTCTCGAGATAGACCTGCTTCAGCAGCGCGGAGGTGAACTCGGCGCTGTCGAAGTCGTGCTGCTCCTCCCAGTAGAAGTCCCGCCGGTCCACGATCCGCCCGTTCCGCAAATGGAACAGGTTGGCCGCCACCAGCGGCGGCTCCGCGTACACGGCGAGAATATCGGTGTTATCCCCCGACGCCGCCGCCATCTTTTGCTTTTCTTCCAGTTCCTCCACCGTCGACAACAGATCCCGCAGCGCCGCCGCCCGTTCGAACTCCAAGCCCTCCGCGGCCGCTTCCATCCGCTCTTTCAACTGCCGCGCCAAATCGCGGTTGCGCCCCTCCAGGAACATCCGCGTATCGCGCACGGCCCCGGCATAGGCGTCGTCCGTCGTCAGCCCTTCCACGCACGGACCCAGACAGCGGTGGATGTGGAACTCCAGGCACGGCTGCGGATGCGTCCGCGTCAGGTCCACCCGGCACGACGGCACCTTGAAGTTCCGGTGAATGAAGTCCACCAGCCGATGCGCCAGGTTTCCAGGGAAGTACGGACCGAAGTAGGTCTGCCCCCGCTGCAGCCGCCGCGTCACGTACACGCGCGGATACTTTTCGTGCGTGATCCGGATATACGGGTATGTTTTGTCGTCGCGCAGCAGCACATTGAAGCGAGGCTTGTACTGCTTGATGAGATTGTTCTCGAGCGCCAGAGCTTCCTTCTCGTTGTCAACAAGGATGTAGTGGATGTCCCGCGCCTCGGAAATGAGCGTGCCCGTGCGCGAATCGGCGAGCCGGTCTTCGGTGAAATAGCTCCGCACGCGCGCCCGCAGACTCTTCGCCTTGCCTACATAGAGCACGGCGCCGCCCCCGTCTTTGTACAGATACACGCCCGGCGCGGGCGGCAACTGCGAGGCTTTCTCCCGAAGGTCCATCTTGAGCGAGGTCCGGTACAATTTAATTGTGCCACGGGCTGTTTTTCTGCTGTTCCTCGCGGCTGCGCTCGCACTGAACGGTGACGACCGCAAGCCGCCGCCGGAGAAATCAGCCCCGCCGGCCGCCGAACAAACGCCCGCCGAGCCTCCCGAGGAAGACGTCACCCTCGCCGAAAAAGAGTACGCCTTCAACCCGCTTCAGGCACAGAAGGAACTCACCGTCGGCAACTTCTACTTCAAGAAGGGCAGCTATGCCGCCGCCGCCGCCCGCTTTCTCGAAGCCACGCGCTGGAACCCGGCCTTCGCCGACGCCTACCTCCGCCTCGCCGAAACGCACGAGAAGATGGGCAACAAGGAAAAGGCGCGCGAAGCCTACGCGCAGTTCCTCGAAGCCGCCCCCGACCACAAGCGCGCCGCCGCCATCAAAAAGAAGCTCGGCCGCTGAAACGCCCCGCGAGCGTCGTACAAGGACTCACCTCATTCCGCGAGTCCCAGATGCGGCAATTTGTCGCAGGCGAGTCTCGAACTCCAAGAAAAGTAACCCGGTCGTGACAACATGGCACCCTCCGCGGTTGACCGTCATCGCATGATGTGTTACCGATATCGTTACTGGCTCGAAGCGATCCCGGCCGGCATTTCCAGGGGCCGGATCGCCTTGGCCGTATTTGCCGTCTGGAGTGCGGCGCCTGGCCTTCGAACGTCGCTGACCGGCGGGACTGAGCCAAAAAGGAGTAAGAATGAACCTACGAATCCTAATCGGAACGAGTGCCTTCGTGATGGCCTTTCAAGCGGCCGCGATCGGACAATCCGTCGAAGAGTACCAACCGCTGATGCGCGCCGCGGCCGGGGCAAACGGCAAGCTCCAGAAGACGGTCGGTACCGACCTTGCCGCCGCACCGGCGCTCGCCGCCGATGTGAAATCCGCCTACAAAGCCCTTGAGGACTTCTGGGCGAAGCACAAAGTCGCCGATGCCCAGGAGATGTCGAAGAAGGGGCAGGAAGCCGCGGATGAAGTGGCCACGGCCGCCAAGGCCGGGAATCAGCAGGAGGCCGTCGCGGCGGCGAAGAAGATCGGCGCCACCTGCCAGGGTTGCCACATGGCTCACCGGGACAAAGGCGCGGACGGTAAGTTCATCATCAAGTAGCGCCGGACGTCCAGGCGTTCTGGAAACACGGGCCAGCGGGCAAAAATACACACCCGCTGGCCATCATCACAAATCACCCGTGTCCACCACGTAGAGATTCATCCGCCCGCTCTCCTCCGACGTGTACAGCAGTTTCTTCCCATCCGGCGACCACACCGGCCGCGGCTCGTTCAGGTAAGGCCGCTGCGGCATCCATAGCCCCCAATTCCGGAACGGAAATCGGTCGTCGGCCGGTCCGGCCGGCCGCGCCCCCGTCGGGATCGTGACCAGTTGCTTCAACTCGCCCGTCTGCGTATTCAACAGCGCGATCCCGTACCCGAGCGGACCGCCGTAGCAATCGGTGACGATCAGATGCGGCTTCAGTGGATGGTACGAAGGATGCCCGCCCGGCACGTGGTGCTTCCCCGATAACACCCGCTCCGCGCCGGTGGCCGTGTCCACCTCGTACAGGCTCTGAAAGTTATCGAACACGCGCCGCCGCAAAAACAGCACCGCCTTCCCGTCCGGACGCCATCCCGGATGATGCAACTGCGCTGCCAGATGCTTCAGTTCGCGCCGCTCGTAGTTGTACAGGTACATCTCCACCAGCCGCGGAAACTCCTCCCGCGCCGCGTTCACGATGATGATCTCTCCACCCTTCGGATTGAACCGCGTGTTCTGCAGCCCGGAGGCCACATCGCGCACCAACTCCCGCGCCGGAGAGATCGCCAGCGCCTGCTCGTGCGTCACCAGTTTCTCGTACTTCCCCGAAGCCACGTCGAACAGCCCCCACTCCGGACCGCGCACGCATGAGATCTTCGTGAAGTCCGGACTCATCCGGTTGGCCTGCACCGGCGCCGGGATCTCGCGCGATTCGCCGCTCGCCAAGTCAATCACTCGGGACTTGCCGCCCTCGCTGTAGTACACCGTCTTCCCGCCCGGTCCCCAGAATTGGTTCACACCCACGTGGTAGTGCCCTTGGAGCGTCCCGCTGATGGCATGAGCGTTGCGTCCATCGTCATCCATCACCATCAACCGTCCCGGATAGCGTCCGGTCGCGCTCAGCTTCGCCACATCGGCGTCGAAGCGGAAGAACAGCACCCGTTTGCCGTCCGGACTCCACGGCTGGATGTCGTAATAGTGGTGCGTCTCGTGATGCGGACTCGCGTAACGAGTCACGTGTCTTCCCGTCACCGGATCGGTAAGGCGGATCGCTTCCGGCGGCTGGGCCAGCAACACCGCCGCTGGAAGAAGGGCGAACATTCGCATCGTTTCTTGATACCGCAGTTCCCCGACCCGCGCAAAACCGGCGCGGCGGTCGCCGGCAGCGATAACGGATACAATGAAAGCGAAAGGACTTTCCATGGCCGACACCGACAATGATTCCCGCGCGATCTGGTTCCTGGCCGGGGCCGCGATCGGAGCCACAGTCGCCCTTCTCTTCGCACCCCAATCGGGCGAGGAGACGCGGCGTATCATCAAGGATCAGGCGAATCGCGGCAAGGACCGTCTCAGCGAATCCGGCCGCGACCTCGCGGATCGAAGCCGCGAGTTGTACGACAAGGGCCGCAGAATCGCCGACGAAGCCGCGGAACTCTTCGACCGCGGCAAGCGCATGGCCCAAAGCTAACCCCGCCCGGCTCCACCGGCCGGGTTCCCGCCACCTGCGGACGGAGTGTATCCCATGATCCTGCCGTTCCAGAACGAGCCGTATTCCGACTTCACGAAACCGGCAATCCGGGTTGCGATGGAGTGCGCCCTGGAGGGTGCGCGCAAGCACCTCGGAGCGCTTCATCCGCTTCGGATAGCCGGGCGCGCCGCGGAATCCG encodes the following:
- a CDS encoding YtxH domain-containing protein encodes the protein MKAKGLSMADTDNDSRAIWFLAGAAIGATVALLFAPQSGEETRRIIKDQANRGKDRLSESGRDLADRSRELYDKGRRIADEAAELFDRGKRMAQS
- a CDS encoding DUF1572 domain-containing protein, which encodes MALEFTTSYLEDSLTLFRQYKTLAERAMAQVSDTDLFRELSPEANSIAIVVKHMAGNMRSRWTDFLTTDGEKPDRNRDTEFVDPPATREALMAVWEQGWSRLFTALEPLSDANLGRTVHIRGEAHSVMQAINRQMAHYCNHVGQIVMLAKHFAGPRWKALTVPRNRSAEFNAKVAAGELSQR
- a CDS encoding cytochrome c, with product MNLRILIGTSAFVMAFQAAAIGQSVEEYQPLMRAAAGANGKLQKTVGTDLAAAPALAADVKSAYKALEDFWAKHKVADAQEMSKKGQEAADEVATAAKAGNQQEAVAAAKKIGATCQGCHMAHRDKGADGKFIIK
- the uvrC gene encoding excinuclease ABC subunit UvrC; this encodes MYRTSLKMDLREKASQLPPAPGVYLYKDGGGAVLYVGKAKSLRARVRSYFTEDRLADSRTGTLISEARDIHYILVDNEKEALALENNLIKQYKPRFNVLLRDDKTYPYIRITHEKYPRVYVTRRLQRGQTYFGPYFPGNLAHRLVDFIHRNFKVPSCRVDLTRTHPQPCLEFHIHRCLGPCVEGLTTDDAYAGAVRDTRMFLEGRNRDLARQLKERMEAAAEGLEFERAAALRDLLSTVEELEEKQKMAAASGDNTDILAVYAEPPLVAANLFHLRNGRIVDRRDFYWEEQHDFDSAEFTSALLKQVYLESRYLPDQVHVPADFEDRELLEELFTEKRARRFRIVTPQRGEKKHMLELVETNARHSFEQRFRVLAPTRDAIREAARDALGLAALPERIECFDISHLQGTDTVASMVVWEKGRMKKSDYRKFIIRSHDRNDDFASMREVVTRRYGRLREEEKPMPSLVLIDGGLGQLHAAAEALEALGVVNQPLASIAKKEEIIYVFGQEDEPVVLDRFSPVLHLIQTIRDEAHRFAVTFHRERRGAKRLASELGEIKGVGPETRKKLLRGLGSVEAVRAASEEALAAVVGKAAARRIRDHFGQEPVEAGAEAPAGVQ
- a CDS encoding tetratricopeptide repeat protein, with translation MPRAVFLLFLAAALALNGDDRKPPPEKSAPPAAEQTPAEPPEEDVTLAEKEYAFNPLQAQKELTVGNFYFKKGSYAAAAARFLEATRWNPAFADAYLRLAETHEKMGNKEKAREAYAQFLEAAPDHKRAAAIKKKLGR
- the cax gene encoding calcium/proton exchanger, whose translation is MRDILRPSLNWFLVCIPAALWIEHAAPQSHLAVFAAACLSILPLAGWLGRATEHLAARTGEGIGGLLNATFGNAAELIIALIALRKGLYDVVKASLTGSIIGNILLVMGAAFLAGGLKHRTQSFNPAGARTQATILTLAVIALIVPAAFHHIGGSAHMTDLRGAEADLSIEISVVLLVTYAASLLFTLHTHKQLFSGSGHAEDNGHEHAWSVGKALAVLFGATALIAWMSEVLVGSVEQAAHSLGMTSVFVGVIVVAIIGNAAEHSTAIMVALKNRMELSMGIAVGSSIQIALFVAPVLVLASRVIGPRPMDLVFTPAEVIATGLAVAIAGQVSRDGESNWFEGVQLLAVYLILGILFYFLPETQHR
- a CDS encoding Hsp70 family protein — protein: MRLGIDFGTTRIVVAAADRGNYPIVGFDTPSGDRYGWYPALIAFDGGHNLFGWEAWQAQERSTAVVIRSIKRYLQDAGPLTEVQIPGHTARMIDLLTSLCQALRRALVSSSSVVLSPGEPLEIHLGVPANANGNQRFLTVEAFRRAGFHVLGLLNEPSAASIEYGHAVRSKQIGRPKDVILVYDLGGGTFDASLVELDDSRHEVVASEGIPSLGGDDFDELLADLALDKAGIETSRREAMSQIEWFRLLDECRLRKEAVNPNTRKIVVDLETVNEEWPAVSIPVGDFYERCQPMVEETLHATDDLFRDREEAIESVYVAGGASELPLVARMLRERYGRKVRRSAHAQSSTAIGLAIQSDSHAGFSLRERFTRTFGVWREAEAGHTVIFDPLFLKGTPLPTEGEAALAVVRRYYPAHNIGHFRYLECSRLTGEGRPSGEVTLWDEILFPFDPALQSHPTLGDVPVVRQDCHGQEVEERYDCDAGGSVTVTIHNLTAGYKRVYPLGRWSVSAPPVVPGRKRARKTAAARK
- a CDS encoding carbohydrate-binding family 9-like protein, with protein sequence MLQRLTILALASSAALAEQAVMPSFRASEDFDLTANPLSANWRGVPGVETSNDRYGKPVAGARTEIRSRWTGANLYFLFVSDFERMNLRSKPERITETFGIWENDVVEVFIGHDLERINRYKEFEVTPQEEWVDLDVDKDRQGRPTDWLWNSGMSARSFVDQERKRWYCEIRIPWTAIDPREIKAGNELRLNLYRIEGNNPDRKYIAWRPVGNPSYHTPKAFGRLRLQ